One segment of Eschrichtius robustus isolate mEscRob2 chromosome 3, mEscRob2.pri, whole genome shotgun sequence DNA contains the following:
- the PLA2G5 gene encoding phospholipase A2 group V, whose translation MKGLLTLACFLACSVPAVPGSLLELRVMIEKVTRKPALMSYGFYGCYCGWGGQGTPKDGTDWCCWMHDHCYAQLEKKGCNVLTQVYRYRVAWGLVTCERGSLCQMQLCACDQHFVYCLKRNKRSYNPRYQYFPNFLCT comes from the exons ATGAAGGGCCTCCTCACACTGGCTTGCTTCCTGGCTTGTA GTGTGCCTGCTGTCCCAGGGAGCTTGCTGGAGCTGAGGGTGATGATTGAGAAGGTGACTAGGAAGCCCGCCCTGATGAGCTATGGCTTCTACGGCTGTTACTGCGGCTGGGGGGGTCAAGGAACCCCCAAGGATGGTACTGATTG GTGCTGTTGGATGCATGACCACTGCTACGCACAGCTGGAGAAAAAAGGCTGCAATGTCTTGACACAGGTGTACAGATACAGAGTTGCATGGGGCCTGGTCACCTGTG AACGTGGGTCCCTCTGCCAGATGCAGCTCTGCGCCTGTGACCAGCATTTCGTCTACTGCCTGAAGAGAAACAAGAGGAGCTACAACCCTCGTTATCAATACTTTCCCAACTTCCTCTGCACCTAG